The proteins below come from a single Pedosphaera parvula Ellin514 genomic window:
- a CDS encoding GNAT family N-acetyltransferase, with the protein MKFRFATTEDCPLLAELNHQLIRDEGHRNPMTVPELEQRMQGWLSGEYRAVIYEDGGEVVAYSLFSEQPDQIYLRQLFVVRHRRRQGFGLQAVQILRSQVWPKGKRLTVDVLVANQGGVAFWRKIGYKDYCLTLEIPPDSALRA; encoded by the coding sequence ATGAAATTCCGGTTCGCAACCACCGAAGATTGTCCGCTTTTGGCAGAACTGAATCATCAATTGATTCGCGATGAAGGGCATCGTAATCCGATGACAGTTCCCGAACTGGAGCAACGGATGCAAGGCTGGCTCTCAGGCGAATACCGCGCAGTAATCTATGAGGATGGCGGAGAGGTGGTGGCTTACTCTCTGTTTAGCGAGCAGCCAGATCAAATTTACCTCCGACAACTATTCGTCGTCCGCCATCGTCGCCGACAAGGCTTCGGTCTTCAGGCTGTGCAAATTCTCCGCTCTCAGGTCTGGCCCAAGGGCAAGAGATTGACCGTGGATGTGTTGGTCGCCAATCAAGGAGGAGTCGCTTTCTGGCGAAAGATTGGCTACAAAGACTATTGTTTGACACTTGAGATACCACCAGACAGTGCGCTGCGCGCTTGA